CACGCGAACATCGGGATGTCGTTCGGCATGTCGCCGAAGGCGATCGTCGACGACGGGCCGACGCCCAGCAGCTCCGCCGCCAGGGCCAGCCCGCTCGCCTTGCTGACACCCGGCGGCTGGAGCTCCACCGTGTGCTCCCCCGCCATCGTCACGTTCACCAGGTCCCCGACCACCGAACGGGCGACCCGCGTCAGCTCGTCGTCGTCCAGCTCCGGGTGCTGGAGCAGCACCTTGTTGATCGGCGCGGCCCACAGGTCGCTGCGCCGGTGCACCCGGACCGTCGGGAGGTGCGGGTGCCACATCCGGTAACCCGGCCCTATCAGCATCTCGGCGTCCAACCCCTCCTGGTTGACCGCCGCGTACACCTCGCCGATCTCCGCCTCGATCTTCCCGAGCGCCACGTCCGCCAGATCCCGGTCCAGCGGAATGGAGTGCAACAGGCGGGCGCACGCCGTGTCGTACACCTGCGCGCCCTGCCCGCACACCGCGAGCCCTGTGTAGCCGAGGTCGTCCAGGACGTGCCGGACCTGTGGAACGGGGCGCCCGGTGACGATGATGTGCTGGGCGCCGGCGGCGCGCGCCGTCGCGAGCGCCGCGTACGACCGCGCGGAGACGGTGTCTCCGGCGCGCAGCAGCGTCCCGTCCAGGTCAGTGGCGATCAAGGCATAGGGGAGGGCCGAAAGCGGGGCGGAAGTCACGGCGCAAGGATACGGACCCCTTTGGACAAGTCCTACAAATAGAGCCCGTATCCGGCCTCCCGCACGCCCCACTGGCCACGTAACGTATCAACCAGCCCGCCGGGACACCCCCGGACCGCGTCGAAAGCGAGGCAGTACCCCATGCCCCAGCAGAGCCCCCTCGATGTGCCCGAGGGCGACCCGTTCGGGCCGCACAACCTCCCGTACGGCGTCTTCTCCACCTCCGCGGAGCCCGGCCGCCGTCGCATCGGTGTGCGCATCGGCGGACACGTGCTCGACGCGGGGGCGGCCGCGGCCGCGCTCGGCTCCCCGTACGCCGCGCTGCTCGGGCAGTCCTCGCTCAACCCGCTGCTGGCCGCCGGCCGCACCGCCTGGCGCGACGTGCGCCGCGCGCTGACCGCCTGGGTGACCGACCCCGGCCACCGCGTGACGGTCGAGCCGCACCTCGTCCCGCTGGACGCCGTCACCCTGCACCTGCCGTACGAGGTCGCCGACTACGTCGACTTCTACGCGAGCGAGCACCACGCCACCAACGTCGGCCGGATGTTCCGCCCGGACGGGGACGCGCTCACCCCCAACTGGAAGCACCTGCCGATCGGCTACCACGGCCGCTCCGGCACGATCGTCGTCTCCGGCACCGACGTCGCCCGCCCCTCCGGGCAGCGCAAGGCGCCCGCCGACCCGGCGCCCGTCTTCGGCCCGTCCGTCAAGCTCGACATCGAGGCCGAGGTCGGCTTCGTCGTCGGCACCCCGTCGGAGCTCGGCAGCCCGGTGCCGCTGGGCGCCTTCGAGGACCACGTGTTCGGGCTGTTCCTGCTCAACGACTGGTCGGCGCGCGACATCCAAGCCTGGGAGTACGTGCCGCTGGGCCCCTTCCTCGGCAAGTCCTTCGCCACCTCCGTCTCCGCCTGGGTGACCCCGCTGGAGGCCCTGGAGGCGGCCCGGGTCGCCCCGCCGGCCCGCGACTTCCCCCTCCTGCCCTACCTCGACGACGCCGACGCCGACCGGCCCGGCGGCTTCGACCTGCACATCACCGTGTCGATCAACGGGCAGGAGGTCGCGCAGCCGCCGTTCGCGACGATGTACTGGACCGCCGCCCAGCAGCTCGCGCACATGACCGTCAACGGCGCCTCCCTGCGCACCGGCGACGTCTTCGGCTCGGGCACGGTCAGCGGACCCGAGGTCGGACAGCGCGGCTCGCTGCTGGAGCTGACGTGGAACGGGCGCGACGCCATCGAGCTCGCCGACGGCAAGCGCACCTTCCTCGAGGACGGCGACACCGTCACCATGACCGCCTGGGCCCCGGGCCCCGAGGGCACCCGCGTGGGCCTCGGCGAGGTCACCGGCCGCATTGTGGGATCCCGCTAGTCCGCCCCTCGGGACGAATGACATCACCGGGGTGGCGGATCTTTCCGCCACCCCGGCGTCGCAGCAGGTCACAGCCCTGACGCCGGGCCCTCGCGGTGGCGCAATACTGCGGCAACACCACTGGCCGGAAGCCGTCGGTATGTTCCCTGCCATGCCAGCCGAACGCACCCGTGAGCACACCGTCCCGGTCGCCGCCGCGCGCCGGCGGCGACTGCGCGCGGACCAGGCGCGGCAGCTCGCCGACCTGCTGCGCCACCAGATCCTGGCCGGCGGCTACCCCGGCGGGGTCCTCCCCCTGGAGGACGCCCTCGCCGCCGACTACGGAGCCGGCCGCAACACCGTCCGCCAGGCCCTCGACCTGCTGCGCGGCGAGCGGCTCGTCGAACGCCGGCCCGGGGTCGGCACCGTCGTCGTCTGCGAGAAGTACCCCCACGGCCTACACCGCCTCCAGGGCCTGGCCGAAACCCTGCACGAGCACGGCCGGGTCACCAACGAGGTCCGCACCGTCGGCCCGGTGCGCGCCCCCGCCCCCGTCGCCGGCCGACTGCGGCTTCCCGAGCACGCCGACGTGCTCTACATCGAGCGGCTGCGCCGCCTGAACGGGCTCCCGCTCTCCCTCGACCTCACGTACGTCCCCCTGGACATCGGCGCCGAACTGCTCGGCTGCGACCTGGAGAACACCGACGTCTTCCGGCTGCTGGAGTCCCTGACGGGACAGCCCCTCGGCCACGCCGAGATCACCCTCGAGGCCGTCAACGCCGACGCGCACTCGGCCGCCGTCCTGCAGGCCCCGCGCGGGGCCGCCGTGCTGATGCTGGAGCGGCTCACCCATCTGGGCGACGGCCGGCCCGTGGACCTGGAGTTCATCCGCTTCCGCGGCGACCGGATCACCATGAGCGGCCTGCTCCGCCGCTCCCTCTGAGCCCCGCCCTCCCCCACCTTCCTCCCTGGAGACAGCCATGCCTCTGGTCCCCCAGCGCGGCGACGTGCCCGTGACCATCGACGAGTCCCTGTGCATCGACGGCTGCACCCTCTGCGTCGACATGTGCCCGCTCGACTCCCTCGCGATCCACCAGGACAGCGGCAAGGCGTACATGCACGTGGACGAGTGCTGGTACTGCGGCCCGTGCGCCGCCCGCTGCCCCACGGGCGCGGTGACCGTCAACATGCCCTACCTGCTCCGATGACCCTGGCGACCCTGGTGACCCTGGTGAAAGGCCCCGTTCCGATGCTCCGTAGAAGAGCTCTCGCACCCGCCGCCCTGCTGCTCCTCGCTCCGCTGGCCGGCGGGTGCGGCGGGGACGCCTCCGGGGCGGACGGCCCCGGGACGGTGACCGTGACCGTCGGCTACCAGTCCAAGACCATCAACACCGTCACCGCCGGCACCCTGCTGCGCTCCCTCGGCTACTTCGAGCAGGAGCTCGCGGCGCGCGGCAAGAAGGACGGCGTCACGTACAAGGTCGACTGGCAGGACTACGCCACGGGCGCGCCCATCACCGCCCAGATGACCGCCGGGAAGATCGACATCGGCTCGATGGGCGACTTCCCGCTGCTGATCAACGCGGCCCGCGGCAAGGAGCTGAAGCAGCCGACCCGCCTCGTCTCCGTGACCGGCTACAACCTGCGCGGCGGCCTCAACACCGTCGTCACCGCGCCGAACGCGAAGTTCGAGTCGCTGGCCGACCTGCGCGGCAAGAAGGTGTCGACCTCGGTCGGCTCCGCCGCGGACGGGACCCTCGTACGGGCCCTGCAGCGTGCCGGGATCGATCCTTCGAGCGGTATCCAGAAGCTCAACCAGCAGCCCAGCGTGGGCGCTTCCGCCCTCCAGGCGGGCAGTGCGGACGCGCTGTCGCAGTTCGTGGCCTGGCCGGGGCAGCTCGCGTACGAGGGGAAGGCCAAGGCGCTCTACGACGGCGCCGAGCTGAACCTGCCGACCTTCCACGGGGTCACGGTGCGGCAGGAGTTCGCGGCCGAACGGGCCGGCGTGCTGGACGACTTCCTGCGGGCGCAGCGCAAGGCGACCGAGTACCTGCGGACGCAGCCGGTCGCGGCGGCCGAGTCGGTGGCGAAGGAGACCGGGCTGCCCGCGGAGGTCGTCTACCTGTACAACGGCGCGAACGGGATCGCGACCTTCGACCCGGCGCTGCGGCCGGAGCTGCTGGCGGCGCTGAAGGAGGACGTGCCGGTCCTCAAGGACGCGAAGCTGGTCGGCGACGTGGACGTGGACGCGTTCGTGGACCCGGCGCCGCTCAAGCGGGCCGTACCGGACGCGGACTATCCGGCGGCGGCCCCCGCCCGGCCCGAGCTGTGGCTGAAGAACGAGCCCGCCACCCGGACGTTCGACACCCCGGCGGCCCTCCTGAAGGCCCTGAAGGGCGCGGACGTCCGGGCGGCGTACGTACCGGACGCGGAGACCGGGACCCTCTGGTTCGCCGACAAGGCGGTGTGGGTGGCGGAGGGCTCCGCACTGCGGGCGTTCGTCACCCGGGCGGGCGCCACGTCGTACGTC
The Streptomyces sp. NBC_01296 DNA segment above includes these coding regions:
- a CDS encoding Cof-type HAD-IIB family hydrolase, producing the protein MTSAPLSALPYALIATDLDGTLLRAGDTVSARSYAALATARAAGAQHIIVTGRPVPQVRHVLDDLGYTGLAVCGQGAQVYDTACARLLHSIPLDRDLADVALGKIEAEIGEVYAAVNQEGLDAEMLIGPGYRMWHPHLPTVRVHRRSDLWAAPINKVLLQHPELDDDELTRVARSVVGDLVNVTMAGEHTVELQPPGVSKASGLALAAELLGVGPSSTIAFGDMPNDIPMFAWAAHGVAMANAHRELMAVADELTLSNEQDGIAVVLERLFPG
- the fahA gene encoding fumarylacetoacetase produces the protein MPQQSPLDVPEGDPFGPHNLPYGVFSTSAEPGRRRIGVRIGGHVLDAGAAAAALGSPYAALLGQSSLNPLLAAGRTAWRDVRRALTAWVTDPGHRVTVEPHLVPLDAVTLHLPYEVADYVDFYASEHHATNVGRMFRPDGDALTPNWKHLPIGYHGRSGTIVVSGTDVARPSGQRKAPADPAPVFGPSVKLDIEAEVGFVVGTPSELGSPVPLGAFEDHVFGLFLLNDWSARDIQAWEYVPLGPFLGKSFATSVSAWVTPLEALEAARVAPPARDFPLLPYLDDADADRPGGFDLHITVSINGQEVAQPPFATMYWTAAQQLAHMTVNGASLRTGDVFGSGTVSGPEVGQRGSLLELTWNGRDAIELADGKRTFLEDGDTVTMTAWAPGPEGTRVGLGEVTGRIVGSR
- a CDS encoding GntR family transcriptional regulator; the protein is MPAERTREHTVPVAAARRRRLRADQARQLADLLRHQILAGGYPGGVLPLEDALAADYGAGRNTVRQALDLLRGERLVERRPGVGTVVVCEKYPHGLHRLQGLAETLHEHGRVTNEVRTVGPVRAPAPVAGRLRLPEHADVLYIERLRRLNGLPLSLDLTYVPLDIGAELLGCDLENTDVFRLLESLTGQPLGHAEITLEAVNADAHSAAVLQAPRGAAVLMLERLTHLGDGRPVDLEFIRFRGDRITMSGLLRRSL
- a CDS encoding 4Fe-4S dicluster domain-containing protein, whose amino-acid sequence is MPLVPQRGDVPVTIDESLCIDGCTLCVDMCPLDSLAIHQDSGKAYMHVDECWYCGPCAARCPTGAVTVNMPYLLR
- a CDS encoding ABC transporter substrate-binding protein, producing the protein MTLATLVTLVKGPVPMLRRRALAPAALLLLAPLAGGCGGDASGADGPGTVTVTVGYQSKTINTVTAGTLLRSLGYFEQELAARGKKDGVTYKVDWQDYATGAPITAQMTAGKIDIGSMGDFPLLINAARGKELKQPTRLVSVTGYNLRGGLNTVVTAPNAKFESLADLRGKKVSTSVGSAADGTLVRALQRAGIDPSSGIQKLNQQPSVGASALQAGSADALSQFVAWPGQLAYEGKAKALYDGAELNLPTFHGVTVRQEFAAERAGVLDDFLRAQRKATEYLRTQPVAAAESVAKETGLPAEVVYLYNGANGIATFDPALRPELLAALKEDVPVLKDAKLVGDVDVDAFVDPAPLKRAVPDADYPAAAPARPELWLKNEPATRTFDTPAALLKALKGADVRAAYVPDAETGTLWFADKAVWVAEGSALRAFVTRAGATSYVDRHQGSGARIVSFAEAGGIAS